From Lasioglossum baleicum chromosome 2, iyLasBale1, whole genome shotgun sequence, a single genomic window includes:
- the LOC143221051 gene encoding vacuolar protein sorting-associated protein 35-like isoform X3: protein MTPAITGVEEQEKLLEDAIGVVKVQAFQMKHCLDKSKLMDALKHASTMLGELRTSLLSPKSYYELYMTITDELRHLELYLLDEFQKGRKVTNLYELVQYVGNIVPRLYLLITVGLVYIKTTPGLKRDLLRDLVEMCRGVQHPLRGLFLRNYLLQCTRNILPDVAEGDDDGSVRDSIDFVLMNFAEMNKLWVRMQHQGHSRDRERREREREELRILVGTNLVRLSQLESVTLDKYKKLVLPGILEQVVSCRDAIAQEYLMECIIQVFPDEFHLQTLNAFLKSCAELQNGVNVKNIIISLIDRLAVFSQRSDGVGGPGSPNQAPGIPQDVKLFDVFSDQIATIIQTRQDMPPEDVVSLQVALINLAHKCYPDRVDYVDKVLLTTVQIFQKQNVDKLEYNSAVSRELVRLMKIPIDNYKNILTVLKLEHFAPLLEYFDYEGRKLLGIYIITNILENETLIPTQEQVDAVLSMVAPLVQDQPDQPNIEEDPEDFAEEQGLLGRLIHHFKSETADQQYMILSAARKHFSVGGNKRIKYTLPPIVFQAYQLAFTYKALKDQDEMWQKKCQKIFQFCHTTITALMKAELAELPLRLFLQGAIAIGEIRFDNFEMVAYEFMSQAFSIYEDEISDSKAQLAAITLIIATFEQMSCFGEENAEPVRNQCALYASKLLRKPDQCRGVATCSHIFWSGKSLATGGKEMQDGNKVLDCLKKGIRIASQCMDTSVQVQLYVELLNHYIYFYEKGNTVVTVQILNQVIAKIREELPNLEVSEETEQIQKHLANTLEHLRNRMESPEADGLSYQGLFF, encoded by the exons ATGACACCTGCTATAACTGGAGTGGAAGAGCAAGAGAAATTACTGGAAGATGCAATTGGCGTGGTTAAAGTGCAAGCCTTCCAGATGAAACATTGCCTGGACAAATCCAAATTGATGGATGCATTGAAACATGCGTCTACAATGTTGGGGGAACTTAGGACTTCGCTTCTGAGTCCAAAGAGCTATTACGAACTAT ATATGACTATTACAGATGAACTGAGACACTTAGAACTTTACTTACTAGATGAATTTCAAAAAGGGAGGAAAGTCACAaatttatatgaattggtaCAGTACGTTGGCAACATTGTACCTAGACT gtatttgcTTATCACAGTCGGATTAGTATATATCAAAACAACACCAGGTTTAAAAAGAGATTTGTTAAGAGATTTGGTAGAAATGTGTAGAGGTGTTCAACATCCTTTAAGGGGcctatttttaagaaattacttATTACAATGTACTCGTAATATTTTACCAGATGTCGCTGAAGGAGATGACGATGGAAGT GTTCGTGACAGTATCGATTTTGTCTTAATGAACTTCGCAGAAATGAATAAGTTATGGGTGCGCATGCAACACCAAGGTCACAGTAGAGATAgggaaagaagagagagagaaagggaggaaCTTAGAATTTTAGTAGGAACTAATCTCGTACGGCTTAGTCAATTAGAATCGGTAACGTTAGACAAGTACAAAAAG CTTGTTCTACCAGGAATATTGGAGCAAGTAGTGAGTTGTAGAGACGCAATTGCTCAAGAATATCTTATGGAGTGCATAATTCAA GTTTTCCCTGACGAGTTCCACTTGCAAACATTAAATGCATTTTTAAAGTCTTGCGCTGAACTGCAGAACGGTGTAAACGtcaaaaatataatcatttcttTGATAGACCGTCTTGCAGTCTTTAGTCAAAGATCAGATGGTGTGGGAGGACCAGGAAGTCCGAATCAAGCACCCGGTATACCACAAGATGTGAAGCTCTTTGATGTTTTTAGCGATCAGATTGCCACTATTATACAG ACTAGACAGGACATGCCTCCAGAGGATGTAGTTTCTCTTCAAGTAGCTCTCATCAATTTGGCACATAAGTGTTATCCTGACAGAGTAGATTATGTGGATAAAGTGTTGTTAACAACCGTTCAAATATTCCAGAAACAAAATGTAGATAA ACTGGAGTATAATAGCGCAGTCTCAAGGGAGCTAGTAAGATTAATGAAGATTCCAATAGACAATTACAAAAATATACTAACAGTTTTGAAGCTTGAACATTTTGCTCCGTTATTAGAGTACTTTGACTATGAGGGTAGAAAATTATTAGGCATTTAtataataacaaatattttgGAAAACGAAACTTTGATACCAACCCAAGAACAAGTAGATGCGGTGCTTTCTATGGTGGCCCCGCTGGTGCAAGATCAGCCAGATCAGCCTAATATAGAAGAGGATCCTGAAGACTTTGCTGAAGAACAAGGTCTACTTGGTAGATTGATTCATCATTTCAAGTCTGAGACTGCTGATCAACAATACATGATACTGAGTGCTGCCAGAAAGCATTTCAGTGTTGGTggaaataaaagaataaaatatacTCTACCACCAATTGTATTCCAGGCTTATCAGTTAGCTTTCACTTATAAAGCACTAAAGGATCAA GATGAAATGTGGCAAAAGAAATGTCAAAAAATTTTTCAGTTTTGCCATACAACTATTACTGCGTTAATGAAAGCGGAATTGGCTGAATTGCCGTTAAGGCTGTTCCTTCAAGGTGCAATAGCGATAGGAGAAATTCGTTTTGATAATTTCGAAATGGTTGCTTATGAATTTATGAGTCAAGCCTTTTCTATATACGAAGATGAAATAAGTGATTCTAAAGCTCAATTGGCAGCGATTACATTAATCATTGCTACTTTCGAGCAAATGAGTTGTTTTGGTGAGGAGAACGCGGAACCAGTGCGCAACCAATGCGCTTTATACGCGAGTAAGCTGTTAAGAAAACCAGATCAATGCAGAGGCGTTGCCACCTGTTCTCATATTTTCTGGTCTGGAAAATCATTGGCAACAGGAGGAAAAGAA ATGCAAGATGGAAATAAAGTGCTAGATTGTTTGAAGAAAGGTATCAGAATAGCAAGCCAATGTATGGATACATCGGTTCAAGTACAGCTTTATGTTGAACTACTAAACCATTACATTTACTTCTATGAGAAAGGAAACACAGTA
- the LOC143221051 gene encoding vacuolar protein sorting-associated protein 35-like isoform X2 produces MPMTPAITGVEEQEKLLEDAIGVVKVQAFQMKHCLDKSKLMDALKHASTMLGELRTSLLSPKSYYELYMTITDELRHLELYLLDEFQKGRKVTNLYELVQYVGNIVPRLYLLITVGLVYIKTTPGLKRDLLRDLVEMCRGVQHPLRGLFLRNYLLQCTRNILPDVAEGDDDGSVRDSIDFVLMNFAEMNKLWVRMQHQGHSRDRERREREREELRILVGTNLVRLSQLESVTLDKYKKLVLPGILEQVVSCRDAIAQEYLMECIIQVFPDEFHLQTLNAFLKSCAELQNGVNVKNIIISLIDRLAVFSQRSDGVGGPGSPNQAPGIPQDVKLFDVFSDQIATIIQTRQDMPPEDVVSLQVALINLAHKCYPDRVDYVDKVLLTTVQIFQKQNVDKLEYNSAVSRELVRLMKIPIDNYKNILTVLKLEHFAPLLEYFDYEGRKLLGIYIITNILENETLIPTQEQVDAVLSMVAPLVQDQPDQPNIEEDPEDFAEEQGLLGRLIHHFKSETADQQYMILSAARKHFSVGGNKRIKYTLPPIVFQAYQLAFTYKALKDQDEMWQKKCQKIFQFCHTTITALMKAELAELPLRLFLQGAIAIGEIRFDNFEMVAYEFMSQAFSIYEDEISDSKAQLAAITLIIATFEQMSCFGEENAEPVRNQCALYASKLLRKPDQCRGVATCSHIFWSGKSLATGGKEMQDGNKVLDCLKKGIRIASQCMDTSVQVQLYVELLNHYIYFYEKGNTVVTVQILNQVIAKIREELPNLEVSEETEQIQKHLANTLEHLRNRMESPEADGLSYQGLFF; encoded by the exons ATG CCAATGACACCTGCTATAACTGGAGTGGAAGAGCAAGAGAAATTACTGGAAGATGCAATTGGCGTGGTTAAAGTGCAAGCCTTCCAGATGAAACATTGCCTGGACAAATCCAAATTGATGGATGCATTGAAACATGCGTCTACAATGTTGGGGGAACTTAGGACTTCGCTTCTGAGTCCAAAGAGCTATTACGAACTAT ATATGACTATTACAGATGAACTGAGACACTTAGAACTTTACTTACTAGATGAATTTCAAAAAGGGAGGAAAGTCACAaatttatatgaattggtaCAGTACGTTGGCAACATTGTACCTAGACT gtatttgcTTATCACAGTCGGATTAGTATATATCAAAACAACACCAGGTTTAAAAAGAGATTTGTTAAGAGATTTGGTAGAAATGTGTAGAGGTGTTCAACATCCTTTAAGGGGcctatttttaagaaattacttATTACAATGTACTCGTAATATTTTACCAGATGTCGCTGAAGGAGATGACGATGGAAGT GTTCGTGACAGTATCGATTTTGTCTTAATGAACTTCGCAGAAATGAATAAGTTATGGGTGCGCATGCAACACCAAGGTCACAGTAGAGATAgggaaagaagagagagagaaagggaggaaCTTAGAATTTTAGTAGGAACTAATCTCGTACGGCTTAGTCAATTAGAATCGGTAACGTTAGACAAGTACAAAAAG CTTGTTCTACCAGGAATATTGGAGCAAGTAGTGAGTTGTAGAGACGCAATTGCTCAAGAATATCTTATGGAGTGCATAATTCAA GTTTTCCCTGACGAGTTCCACTTGCAAACATTAAATGCATTTTTAAAGTCTTGCGCTGAACTGCAGAACGGTGTAAACGtcaaaaatataatcatttcttTGATAGACCGTCTTGCAGTCTTTAGTCAAAGATCAGATGGTGTGGGAGGACCAGGAAGTCCGAATCAAGCACCCGGTATACCACAAGATGTGAAGCTCTTTGATGTTTTTAGCGATCAGATTGCCACTATTATACAG ACTAGACAGGACATGCCTCCAGAGGATGTAGTTTCTCTTCAAGTAGCTCTCATCAATTTGGCACATAAGTGTTATCCTGACAGAGTAGATTATGTGGATAAAGTGTTGTTAACAACCGTTCAAATATTCCAGAAACAAAATGTAGATAA ACTGGAGTATAATAGCGCAGTCTCAAGGGAGCTAGTAAGATTAATGAAGATTCCAATAGACAATTACAAAAATATACTAACAGTTTTGAAGCTTGAACATTTTGCTCCGTTATTAGAGTACTTTGACTATGAGGGTAGAAAATTATTAGGCATTTAtataataacaaatattttgGAAAACGAAACTTTGATACCAACCCAAGAACAAGTAGATGCGGTGCTTTCTATGGTGGCCCCGCTGGTGCAAGATCAGCCAGATCAGCCTAATATAGAAGAGGATCCTGAAGACTTTGCTGAAGAACAAGGTCTACTTGGTAGATTGATTCATCATTTCAAGTCTGAGACTGCTGATCAACAATACATGATACTGAGTGCTGCCAGAAAGCATTTCAGTGTTGGTggaaataaaagaataaaatatacTCTACCACCAATTGTATTCCAGGCTTATCAGTTAGCTTTCACTTATAAAGCACTAAAGGATCAA GATGAAATGTGGCAAAAGAAATGTCAAAAAATTTTTCAGTTTTGCCATACAACTATTACTGCGTTAATGAAAGCGGAATTGGCTGAATTGCCGTTAAGGCTGTTCCTTCAAGGTGCAATAGCGATAGGAGAAATTCGTTTTGATAATTTCGAAATGGTTGCTTATGAATTTATGAGTCAAGCCTTTTCTATATACGAAGATGAAATAAGTGATTCTAAAGCTCAATTGGCAGCGATTACATTAATCATTGCTACTTTCGAGCAAATGAGTTGTTTTGGTGAGGAGAACGCGGAACCAGTGCGCAACCAATGCGCTTTATACGCGAGTAAGCTGTTAAGAAAACCAGATCAATGCAGAGGCGTTGCCACCTGTTCTCATATTTTCTGGTCTGGAAAATCATTGGCAACAGGAGGAAAAGAA ATGCAAGATGGAAATAAAGTGCTAGATTGTTTGAAGAAAGGTATCAGAATAGCAAGCCAATGTATGGATACATCGGTTCAAGTACAGCTTTATGTTGAACTACTAAACCATTACATTTACTTCTATGAGAAAGGAAACACAGTA
- the LOC143221051 gene encoding vacuolar protein sorting-associated protein 35-like isoform X1 has protein sequence MVSLFFSQPMTPAITGVEEQEKLLEDAIGVVKVQAFQMKHCLDKSKLMDALKHASTMLGELRTSLLSPKSYYELYMTITDELRHLELYLLDEFQKGRKVTNLYELVQYVGNIVPRLYLLITVGLVYIKTTPGLKRDLLRDLVEMCRGVQHPLRGLFLRNYLLQCTRNILPDVAEGDDDGSVRDSIDFVLMNFAEMNKLWVRMQHQGHSRDRERREREREELRILVGTNLVRLSQLESVTLDKYKKLVLPGILEQVVSCRDAIAQEYLMECIIQVFPDEFHLQTLNAFLKSCAELQNGVNVKNIIISLIDRLAVFSQRSDGVGGPGSPNQAPGIPQDVKLFDVFSDQIATIIQTRQDMPPEDVVSLQVALINLAHKCYPDRVDYVDKVLLTTVQIFQKQNVDKLEYNSAVSRELVRLMKIPIDNYKNILTVLKLEHFAPLLEYFDYEGRKLLGIYIITNILENETLIPTQEQVDAVLSMVAPLVQDQPDQPNIEEDPEDFAEEQGLLGRLIHHFKSETADQQYMILSAARKHFSVGGNKRIKYTLPPIVFQAYQLAFTYKALKDQDEMWQKKCQKIFQFCHTTITALMKAELAELPLRLFLQGAIAIGEIRFDNFEMVAYEFMSQAFSIYEDEISDSKAQLAAITLIIATFEQMSCFGEENAEPVRNQCALYASKLLRKPDQCRGVATCSHIFWSGKSLATGGKEMQDGNKVLDCLKKGIRIASQCMDTSVQVQLYVELLNHYIYFYEKGNTVVTVQILNQVIAKIREELPNLEVSEETEQIQKHLANTLEHLRNRMESPEADGLSYQGLFF, from the exons ATG GTATCTTTGTTTTTCTCACAGCCAATGACACCTGCTATAACTGGAGTGGAAGAGCAAGAGAAATTACTGGAAGATGCAATTGGCGTGGTTAAAGTGCAAGCCTTCCAGATGAAACATTGCCTGGACAAATCCAAATTGATGGATGCATTGAAACATGCGTCTACAATGTTGGGGGAACTTAGGACTTCGCTTCTGAGTCCAAAGAGCTATTACGAACTAT ATATGACTATTACAGATGAACTGAGACACTTAGAACTTTACTTACTAGATGAATTTCAAAAAGGGAGGAAAGTCACAaatttatatgaattggtaCAGTACGTTGGCAACATTGTACCTAGACT gtatttgcTTATCACAGTCGGATTAGTATATATCAAAACAACACCAGGTTTAAAAAGAGATTTGTTAAGAGATTTGGTAGAAATGTGTAGAGGTGTTCAACATCCTTTAAGGGGcctatttttaagaaattacttATTACAATGTACTCGTAATATTTTACCAGATGTCGCTGAAGGAGATGACGATGGAAGT GTTCGTGACAGTATCGATTTTGTCTTAATGAACTTCGCAGAAATGAATAAGTTATGGGTGCGCATGCAACACCAAGGTCACAGTAGAGATAgggaaagaagagagagagaaagggaggaaCTTAGAATTTTAGTAGGAACTAATCTCGTACGGCTTAGTCAATTAGAATCGGTAACGTTAGACAAGTACAAAAAG CTTGTTCTACCAGGAATATTGGAGCAAGTAGTGAGTTGTAGAGACGCAATTGCTCAAGAATATCTTATGGAGTGCATAATTCAA GTTTTCCCTGACGAGTTCCACTTGCAAACATTAAATGCATTTTTAAAGTCTTGCGCTGAACTGCAGAACGGTGTAAACGtcaaaaatataatcatttcttTGATAGACCGTCTTGCAGTCTTTAGTCAAAGATCAGATGGTGTGGGAGGACCAGGAAGTCCGAATCAAGCACCCGGTATACCACAAGATGTGAAGCTCTTTGATGTTTTTAGCGATCAGATTGCCACTATTATACAG ACTAGACAGGACATGCCTCCAGAGGATGTAGTTTCTCTTCAAGTAGCTCTCATCAATTTGGCACATAAGTGTTATCCTGACAGAGTAGATTATGTGGATAAAGTGTTGTTAACAACCGTTCAAATATTCCAGAAACAAAATGTAGATAA ACTGGAGTATAATAGCGCAGTCTCAAGGGAGCTAGTAAGATTAATGAAGATTCCAATAGACAATTACAAAAATATACTAACAGTTTTGAAGCTTGAACATTTTGCTCCGTTATTAGAGTACTTTGACTATGAGGGTAGAAAATTATTAGGCATTTAtataataacaaatattttgGAAAACGAAACTTTGATACCAACCCAAGAACAAGTAGATGCGGTGCTTTCTATGGTGGCCCCGCTGGTGCAAGATCAGCCAGATCAGCCTAATATAGAAGAGGATCCTGAAGACTTTGCTGAAGAACAAGGTCTACTTGGTAGATTGATTCATCATTTCAAGTCTGAGACTGCTGATCAACAATACATGATACTGAGTGCTGCCAGAAAGCATTTCAGTGTTGGTggaaataaaagaataaaatatacTCTACCACCAATTGTATTCCAGGCTTATCAGTTAGCTTTCACTTATAAAGCACTAAAGGATCAA GATGAAATGTGGCAAAAGAAATGTCAAAAAATTTTTCAGTTTTGCCATACAACTATTACTGCGTTAATGAAAGCGGAATTGGCTGAATTGCCGTTAAGGCTGTTCCTTCAAGGTGCAATAGCGATAGGAGAAATTCGTTTTGATAATTTCGAAATGGTTGCTTATGAATTTATGAGTCAAGCCTTTTCTATATACGAAGATGAAATAAGTGATTCTAAAGCTCAATTGGCAGCGATTACATTAATCATTGCTACTTTCGAGCAAATGAGTTGTTTTGGTGAGGAGAACGCGGAACCAGTGCGCAACCAATGCGCTTTATACGCGAGTAAGCTGTTAAGAAAACCAGATCAATGCAGAGGCGTTGCCACCTGTTCTCATATTTTCTGGTCTGGAAAATCATTGGCAACAGGAGGAAAAGAA ATGCAAGATGGAAATAAAGTGCTAGATTGTTTGAAGAAAGGTATCAGAATAGCAAGCCAATGTATGGATACATCGGTTCAAGTACAGCTTTATGTTGAACTACTAAACCATTACATTTACTTCTATGAGAAAGGAAACACAGTA